The region AGCGACACTTGGTTGAATGTTGATTATACAAGTTGAATCATTTAAAAGATTAAAGTCACTACCATAAATTGCTTCAAGAGATTCTAGTTCTTCTAACTgaacattataataaaaattacatcataGCATCACGAGAACCTACACTTTATACAAACCTGAATTGTTTTATCTTCCTCCATACAAATGGTCACACCCATCAACCCCTGATTATATTTAATggttaataaactattttatggtgtaattattaattttccTACATAACTacaagttatattattatatagagtaCATTTTAATACGGTACTGTAATCACAAATATCAGTCTTTCTTATTTTACTGTTCTTTTCTCCTACTATGTCCTCAGTATTAGCTTGAGAGCTCCGTTTTGTACCAATTGTAATAACATCTTCTTTTAGCGTATCTTTTTACCCACTGTTTAGCATTTTCAAGGAATTTTGGTCtattgtatttatattcatgAGATATGTCTGCCATTAATCCATCATCAGGATTAGCTTCAGCTAATAACAGTTGTATCGATGTTAATactgtgtgtgggtgtatgtgaAAAATAGAAAAGTGATCCTGATTGTCATCTAGCTCTATATTTCATTGATATAGTCTCATACCCAGGGCTACATACCTATAGGTCTGGGAATGAGACTAGTGAAGTTTTAGTATTAACCTGTTGAGAGGTTGTGAGCTGGTTTCCAGGACCCTTGAGGgggcatttttaaaacatcgaGACAAATTCTACCTTTATCGTCAATATTAGGATGATAAATTTGAGTCAAAAGTGGACTTTAGGAGGCTCAAATGGATACCTACCAGCAATTAAAGATgatttaaaactttatattatataatcacCTTTACCTTTCTGGTACAAGTATCTCTAGTTTAAAGACACCTCCTTCATACGGTGTATCAACAGCACCCACTAGTCTGACTTCCATTGGTTCAGTTTATCGTTGCTAGGCCAACATGTAATACCGTGTGGAGGATCAGTTGAAAGCACTTTGCAGCTCTTTCTTCAGCCTTCCCAAACAATGCATATTCCTTTAGAAATAATTATTAGAAAGGAATTAGAGAAGACAGTTTAAATTTCccgcaataaaataaaatttttgatattcaataattattgattaataataattattattattattgaaggTGTGGTCAATTAATTTAAATGGCCAATGCCTCTTGAGCAGTTTTTCATGTTGCAGTTGTATTTGTAAGTCACTGAGTTTTTTGTTTGAGAACATTTAATCATGATAGAACAATAGTCTCAGGTCGTAGAGCACCAGTACtctagaaagagagagagaggagagagactcACTATTGTTACTAACACCTCAAATACCTCAACATTGAAGAAAAATTTATTTGGTTTGCTTTTATAGTCAAAAAGGAGCTTGAGGTTGAGCTACAAGAGACAATACATTACATCACAATTACATCATGTAACTTACATTCATCTTCTAATTCAGTGTATTCACTTTTAggcctataataataataaaaaaattacaaaatttaaaaagaccGTATATTTATAATTCATTTAATTAATATCTATAATACAGACAATAATGAATACTCAGAATCTATTACTCTCCATACACTATAACTCATACACTATAACTATAAATATAAGATATTACaactatatattttactgtaaacTAACATATAAAGACTAACCACTCCTCTGGTTTAGGATATGTAGTGTGTCTTAATGCATTATCAGGATCATATTCAAAGGCCACGCCCGCTGTTGGACTCCATTTAGCATGCTCTTTACCAAATCCCTAGAGAGAACTAAAATATACCAATGATCATTACCAATATGTACTTTAGTAGCATATGCTTTCAGTTTTTAATTcctacaaattaaaaataaataaaaaataagtttttttttcttacttgtCCCTTTCGGAGTTTGACTATCAAAATAtctacagatattgaaagaggttGGAATAATAAAAGAGTTAAAAATTGACAGCATACCATCAACTAAACCATAATCTGAAGACTCGCTTTCCCTATTTGATGATGTCACCTTCATATTGTGGAAGAGagatgagagaaagagagagagagtaaaataGGAGCTGAGATacatttagaaatatttttaccGGTACAACTTGTTGATTTGAAGAGTTTAAATCTCTTGTCGTGACTGATCTTGTTGAGTCATCAGTACATTTTACATCTAGAGTGTATTCTACTGCACAATTTGGACAGAAATCATACAAGTACAATCCTAAATAAAGAGCTAAATTAGATTATTAgtattatcaattaattacTCTAGAATATTGCATTGTATCAACAGCTTCATCACTAGTTAATGGAATTAATCCTATGTTGACggatagatagatgaataaaaatcaataaatggatgaatgaattaattatcgAATAGATGAATGGACGGATAGTTGAAGGGATtgatggatgtgtggatggaCCCCACTAACCAATTCGATGTGCAATAAATTCATCATGTAATACTGTTGAATTATTGATGAGATGAATCCAATCAATTGCTGATCAAATAGAAATCATGTCTCAATTAAAATACCATTACTTCATATACAGAACAATATCATTATGAAATTAATAACGTGTTAAGTCTCACCAAGAGTAGGCACTTCAGATATGAAGATACGTCTCATAGCATTAGCCATACTGGACAAAGAGATGTTAATAAAACAATCTAAACACACCTACCTGAGATCAGTTCTCTCTACTATAAATTTCACATTTTCCTCAGTAATTTCCTGACTTTTATAAGAGGGTTATTAGCATAAGGCATGATCCCAAGAGAACTCTAGCTCCACCCAGTCTCCACCCTCAATTAAAATTACACGTGTCAGTTATCAAAATGAGTCAACCTGCGCTTAACTCCAACCCTTTTCAACGCAAGCTTCAAGCTTTAGACTACCACTCATCTGCAAATATTGACATTGACAACCCTAACGATCTAAAAACTCTTGTAATTTGGCTAGAGGATTTGAAAATAAGACATTACAAGATTGAAGATAGGGGACCGTTACGCAATGACACTGGAGACAACTGGATGACGGCATTTAAGAATTATACCGCTGCTTTGCAATGTCCATACGATCCTGTCCAATCTTTATATGCAACTATTGACTGGCTTTTAAGTATAGCTTTAAGAT is a window of Gigantopelta aegis isolate Gae_Host unplaced genomic scaffold, Gae_host_genome ctg1056_pilon_pilon, whole genome shotgun sequence DNA encoding:
- the LOC121390898 gene encoding RNA transcription, translation and transport factor protein-like, producing MSQPALNSNPFQRKLQALDYHSSANIDIDNPNDLKTLVIWLEDLKIRHYKIEDRGPLRNDTGDNWMTAFKNYTAALQCPYDPVQSLYATIDWLLSIALRYEYSEKVDSIQNFNED